A segment of the Candidatus Doudnabacteria bacterium genome:
TCTGGAAAAAATCGGCGGAATTTCTTACCTCACCACCTTGGTCAATTCCGTGCCTTCTGCGGCTCACGTTGTCCACTATGCCAACATTGTCCGGCGCAAAGGAACGCTGCGGAGGTTGATCTCTTCCGCCACTGATATCGTGGGATTGGGTTATCAGGAAGAGATTGACCTGGAAAGCCTGCTTGACCAGGCTGAACAGAAACTTTTTTCCGTTTCGCAAAAATACCTCAAACAGAACTTTGTGGCGCTGTCCGAGATCCTCCACGAGACATTTGACCGCATTGACGAACTGCACCGCGAAAAAGGCAAACTGCGCGGCGTGTCCACCGGCTTTGCGGACCTGGACAATAAATTAGGCGGCCTGCAAAAATCCGATCTGATCATTCTGGCCGCCCGCCCGTCCATGGGCAAAACTTCGCTGGCTCTGGATTTTGTCCGGCATGTGGCCATGAATGAACATAAGGCGGTGGGAATTTTTTCGCTTGAAATGAGCAAGGACCAATTGGTCGACCGCCTGCTTGCTGCGGAAGCTGATGTGGACCTGTGGAAAATGCGCACCGGCAAGCTCAATGATCTCGGGCCTGACAATGATTTTGAAAGGATCGGACATGCTTTGGGCAGATTATCTGAAGCGCCGATATTTATAGACGATTCCGGTGCGGTCAATATCATGGAATTGCGCACCAAAGCCAGAAGACTCCAATCAGAGCATGAGCTGGACCTGATCGTGGTGGATTATTTGCAATTGATGCAGGGCCGCAATACGGAAAACCGCGTGCAGGAAGTGTCGGAAATTTCCCGCTCGCTAAAAATACTGGCCAAAGAATTAAATCTGCCTGTTTTGGCCTTATCCCAATTATCCCGCGCAGTGGAACAGCGCGGCGGGGACAAAAAACCGCAACTCTCCG
Coding sequences within it:
- the dnaB gene encoding replicative DNA helicase → MPKKQAETKPSENFINRIPPQNLEAEQSVLGSLLLDREGIIKIADLISADDFYDDRHRIIFMGIIRLYDERASIDILTVSNVLEEGHSLEKIGGISYLTTLVNSVPSAAHVVHYANIVRRKGTLRRLISSATDIVGLGYQEEIDLESLLDQAEQKLFSVSQKYLKQNFVALSEILHETFDRIDELHREKGKLRGVSTGFADLDNKLGGLQKSDLIILAARPSMGKTSLALDFVRHVAMNEHKAVGIFSLEMSKDQLVDRLLAAEADVDLWKMRTGKLNDLGPDNDFERIGHALGRLSEAPIFIDDSGAVNIMELRTKARRLQSEHELDLIVVDYLQLMQGRNTENRVQEVSEISRSLKILAKELNLPVLALSQLSRAVEQRGGDKKPQLSDLRESGSIEQDADVVMFIYRDEMYTGKESRKPHIAEILIRKHRNGPTGDIELFFDQEKTSFKNLAKQPPSMEEAMMNQIME